Proteins co-encoded in one Arachis stenosperma cultivar V10309 chromosome 7, arast.V10309.gnm1.PFL2, whole genome shotgun sequence genomic window:
- the LOC130940169 gene encoding peroxisomal and mitochondrial division factor 1-like: MAEDNFSNGVDERSRIEALERERDELASESAERKEQIKKLTMEIEGLRSDGDEMREKVLAMEKELEQLRDVIKPSSARAARLAELETEMSRLHRDAISNMNAAVELADETAEVSKLLRKNKSKVELLKKDKSENEEKIRDSEKKIGALEKKDVDERNKRTRVEEELREKIQEKEKEVLELGQKIKEVESFANSKSSDMEEWVKEKLSLQEALKKSEEREKSLELFVARLKEEAGVAENVIRGLNQKVDTVNGGVNGNGVIARDGKGVKGLNVQWPVVAAGSTVVAAAAVICVFFGKRR, translated from the coding sequence ATGGCGGAAGATAACTTTTCGAATGGTGTCGATGAACGGTCGAGGATCGAGGCTTTggagagggagagggatgaGCTTGCAAGCGAGAGCGCGGAGAGGAAGGAGCAGATCAAGAAGCTCACGATGGAGATCGAAGGACTCCGCAGCGATGGCGATGAGATGAGGGAGAAGGTTCTCGCGATGGAGAAGGAGTTGGAGCAGTTGCGCGATGTAATTAAGCCCTCAAGTGCGAGGGCCGCGAGGCTGGCGGAGCTGGAGACAGAGATGTCGAGGCTCCATCGTGACGCCATATCGAATATGAACGCCGCCGTGGAGTTGGCGGATGAGACCGCTGAGGTCAGCAAGCTGCTACGGAAGAACAAATCCAAGGTGGAATTGCTGAAGAAGGACAAATCTGAGAATGAAGAGAAAATTAGGGATTCGGAGAAGAAAATTGGGGCTCTGGAGAAAAAAGATGTTGATGAGAGGAACAAGCGGACTAGGGTTGAGGAGGAGTTGAGGGAGAAGATTCAAGAGAAGGAAAAGGAGGTTTTGGAATTAGGGCAGAAGATTAAGGAAGTGGAGAGCTTTGCAAATTCGAAGAGCTCGGATATGGAGGAGTGGGTTAAGGAGAAACTGAGCTTGCAGGAGGCACTGAAGAAGTCtgaggagagagaaaagagCTTGGAATTGTTTGTTGCTCGGTTGAAGGAAGAAGCAGGGGTGGCTGAGAATGTGATCAGAGGACTGAACCAGAAGGTTGATACTGTGAATGGTGGAGTCAATGGAAATGGGGTTATTGCTAGGGATGGGAAAGGGGTGAAGGGTTTGAATGTTCAGTGGCCTGTGGTGGCAGCTGGTTCTACTGTTGTTGCAGCTGCTGCTGTGATCTGTGTCTTCTTTGGAAAACGTAGGTGA